The Branchiostoma lanceolatum isolate klBraLanc5 chromosome 7, klBraLanc5.hap2, whole genome shotgun sequence nucleotide sequence CTGGGAAGCGGCCATCTTTGATGACCCAGTGATAGTTCGCGCCAAATCTTTTCCTGTTGTGTTTCGTCAAAGTTCGTCATAAAAATTGCAAAGATGCTTGGTAGGATAGAACTATATGTCATTGGTTTTTGTACATTATTTGGTAAGAATTTTGTGAGACGGATGCTCtacattttaatcttttttttccgATAAACGAGCCGATCCCACAACAGCACAAAAGGTCGCCATCTTCGACTGAGAGGGATCGACTACGCTTGGAAAATCGAATTTTTCGTCGTTTCCTGGTGATCGGAATTCCTCCACTTCGATATAATTGCTTAGATATAAGTCTTCGCTACCTGATGACAAAATATGGAGCAAAATGACCGCCGTTGAGTAAAAATACACACCAAATTCACAGAGGGGTCCGTCACACAGCCGTCCCAGAGCTTCGTCGACACCAAGTCCTTTGGCCGCCAACAGCCCTGCCTCCCTGCTAAATGCGGTTACCAAACGCCAAGACAAGCAAAGTAACAGCAGCTAAGCCAAAAACAAACATATGATTCATATATTTAATAATTGCCAATGTataataatacaatcatcatacTAATGATTATATTTTATTAATGTTTGATCTTTTAAGCTGATAACTGCTCAAACTGAAAAGGGGTATTTTGCGTTTGGTGACGCTCAATGTCAATTTGCTCCACTTCGTGACGTCtacatatgttttaaaaaatatGGCGCGAAATTCTCACATGGTAGGAAATAGGAGGGGCAGCCTAGTGCTTTTCGAACTAAAATTCTATATGACGTGTCTAGTTCCCGTAAACACACAAATATAAATATATGCTTGAATAAAAGCTAATACTTATGTAGAAGATTTGAAGTTTAGGTCTTATTTGGTCAGTTATTAGAGAATTAGTATGATCACCATCCCTATGCTCAAAGTGTACTAGTCCATCCGCGGGAAGGAGGGAATGTGAGAATGAGGCGTCGAAGAAAATCGAAGTGACCATTGGTCAAGACGTAGTCACATGACGGGCAAAGTTGGAGGGAGAAGGAAAATGGCAGCTGTTGGAGGTGTGTCTGTGGACTTTTAAACGCTTCATTAGTGAATCCCTCCAGTTGTCGTCCACGTAACGACCTGAGCGTGGCCGGGTGTGTTTTTGTCATCATCTTCAGACCTGGGTGGCCATCGTACAGCTAGGGCTGAGGGAGATGCAGCGGTTCCAGAAGGTGTTTGGGCGGCTGCAGGCGGCCGCCATCGGCATGGTTCATGTAGGGGCACTACCAGGTACAAATTCCACTGCTATAAGTTAACACTGGGCGATCGAACACAGTTTGTGTGGCTACTAGTAAATTTGGAGTTATGGACGTCAGTGATATGTTTCTCTCCACGGATAATGATAAAGTCAATAGTCAAAGAATGACATGTTTGCAGATGGAAACTTGTTGGGGGTGTTATTTGGAGCAAAGGGGGTCATACAAaatagagggtctgcatggggggatgtTGGCAACTCTTAACAGTAAATCTTGGAGGGTCGACAACAATGCTTAACGATAAATTCAGGAGGACTGACAAGGCTTAACAGTTAATTAACTTGTTCTTGCAAAAGTCTGGGGAATCCTGTGGCGTCTGGCAAAACTAGACTGCGAACATCGTCACGACATTTGCTCCGTTGTGAACTTTGAGCAATCTGGCATTCAACTTCGTGATACGAATAATTTGTCAAAAATGATATTCAGGATAAAGAATCAAGTGTTACGTAAAATGAAGGCAACCAGTTACGCTTCACGAAGAATTTAACAACACCATCTAACCTTAAATTAGAGCAGGTGGtctacgattaacggtgaatcaGAATTTTGAGAGTAGcctttgtcatgtttctttaaTACTTATATTTCATCCATGTTCAGGGACACCAAGAAGCAGTGCAACTGTTGGTCAGCTGATTGACAAGGCCTGTCAAGAGGCAGAGATATACAAGAGAGCAGGATTGGTAAAGAAATGattgtcaaatactgtaaatgcatttaagtttgcatggtttttattttgcgctgaggcgaaaatggagtgtttgcggtcgttttaagtttgcggcagcgctatagtcacatactgctacagtattggacaaatatgtttgcggtggttttaagtttgcggtgaaacgatcgccgcgaaaactgcgaacataagaCCATCACAAACATTGCTGCGTTTACAGaactgtatatgtatgtgaaaTGATGTTCATCTCAATTGTGAAGCAGCACACATATCATGTAGTCATCACCATATAAAGTTATACCATTAATGCGTCAAGCTATGGGAGAGGGTCTGCATAGCAAGCAAGCAATTCTAATTCACTGTTAATCGTAGCCGGCCCACactaattcaacgttaagcgttgtAGGTAAAGTATTTGTGAACCTTTAGTGGTCGCTTGAATTCTCACATAGCACATTATTTGAGATCCGGAATCATTCAGATCTTGCAATAAGGTACTTTCTCAATGTTCACAGCAAAGTTCTCTAACGGTTTGTCCCTGTATTGTTCTGTCAGGATGCTGTGATGGTTGAAAACATGCACGACGTGCCATACTTGTTGGGCGGTGATGTTGGCCCCGAGGTGACGGCTACCATGACAGCGGTGTGCCGAGAGGTCCGGCGAGTGTGTCCGCGTGTACCGTGCGGCGTGCAGGTTCTGTCAGCGGCCAACAAACAGGCTCTGGCTGTAGCTCTTGCTGCAGGTAACGGTCTCTAGTTTTATCAGCTCaacaggggtgtccctgtggtgtagtggtctgcgccttctgcctctcaccacatctggttcaaattacttggaacagaaggactggggttcaagccccaggtaggacacctctggacaagaggcgcatggagtcataccaaagactttataaaaatggtacatacttctgaaacagtatggaagttaaacacacttcactgtcagtggactagccccctgctacagtgattgcaacacagtgtggcccagggctatgaaacggagatgggcactgccctatacatcaataatggtgtcgGAGGATTTGAACTAACTAACAGGAAATTGGAGGTACCTCCAGCACCAGGGGTGCCTAAGCATTCCTACATTTTTATGAAAAacgtatgattttttttaaaaatccacaAAGCACTATTAGAAAACGTACAAAACTTATGAAAAACAGATGCTTTTTATCCCAAATGACCAACTGCTGCCTGGGTCATGCGACAAAATGTAATGCATGCGGGATATCGAAGATGGTGTTGTTCAGCTGAAATGTCAGGAAAAGAAGGTGTTATCTGCCGAAATGAAGCATAAGAGTAGCTCACAGACTATCATCTTTGTTCAATGCTTAAGTGTCAAAATATTTTGTGTAGAAACATTTCTCCCAATGTAGTAGTGGGCATATTAAGTGTCTGTTTTCATAAGATATGTACAGTTTGAATAGTGCTCCATGCATTTTTCATaagatttgtatgttttcacAAAACTTGCTTCATGCATTTTTCATTAAGATGCGTAACTATGTATGTTTTTGCAAAGTGCTTCAAGCCTTTTTTCATAAAATACTCATAAGATTCGTAACAATGCCTCAGCACCTCACCATGGAAACTGCCTACCTACCTGAAGTATAACAATTATCAGCATGTGTGGATATCAACtatgaataacaaaaaaagcaatttaTTAACTTGTATAATGCTCTTGTGTTCAAAATGTCATAATCTTTTAAGCCTTGACCATTTCTGTGTTAATCCCTTTGCCCAAATGCAGCTGTTGCTTTGACCACTAAGAGTGAAGAAAGGGGAGCTATTATGAGATTATGGGCCACCCTTGTTGTGTTGTAGTGATGGGAGCTCTATTCAATGATACACTTGTTGTAATCAgtctgtaaggccacaccaatttaatttcttggataacattttttttttttaatttagcacaaggacatcattaaaacagaagactggggtgaaaacttgtacctgaccctgttcactccctgaaattgtgtgcaccaaagtacaaactttcctctgagattctgttttcatgttgattttccaatctagcattttttcaaaaagaaaaataacatgCTGCACATAAAACTAacatgctgtggcctaacatgcTAAGTAGACGATCTGTCCATTGTGTTCCCCGCAGGTCTGGACTTTGTGCGTGTGGAAGGGTTTGTGTTCTCCCATGTAGCAGACGAGGGGTTTTTAAACAGCTGTGCTGGTGACCTGCTGCGGTACAGGACAATGATTGGTGCAGACAGCATCATGGTCTTTACTGACATCAAGaagaaacacaggtgggcagGTGTCCTTTTCAACAGGCTGTAGGTGGATGAGGTAGGGTGtatctaccaggctccagatgtggctggaaagagtagaaattggccaaatagacagataacataccagaggagttggtcacccaatagatacagtttgccacgTCAGTTTCCAGCCATGTctggagcctagtagaggctagaTGGGGGGTGTCATATGGATGTCTGGGGTTCATATCCTCCAGGAAGCAGGTTCACCTCCAAgaggggtattgtttttggttgtgtatgtgtgtttgcagctataactcaagatccttttggtGGATTTGTATatgggtagttattgaggtccttTAAAAACATTGCAATTTTGGTCCCCTAGCAGTATgtttaggtactgcagcattacagacccacacccccttcctgaaagtaaTGTGGTATAGTATACACCATGGATAGCTGGCCAGCTGACCACCAGAGAAATGACTCCTTATGGGAGGGAGATAGCTGGAATTGATGAAGGGAAGAAAAAGAGGATCACTAACATCTGTGATGATTAGGGTTATGGcattaagaaattcacaaaggCTCTGAATGTTTCATGTAGGTCCTCGTATGAAATCtttaatttcttgttctttccTATTCTGTAGCTCCCATGCCATAACTGCAGATGTGAGCATTGCTGACACAGCACGCGCAGCAGAGTTCTTCCTATCTGATGGTGTCATAGTCACAGGCACAGAGACGGGCAGACCAGTGGACAGCAAGGAACTCAAAGGTGATTTTCTCTTGCGTTTTCCAAAGCAGAGCCTTTCCTGCGGCCTATACAATATATCTTGGGAAGGTTTTGTGCAGCAGGGCTGAGGTTTCTACTTTCGTCGGCATGGCCTCTACCAGCTACGTTAAAAGCAAGTTCTGCGTTAAATCCTCTTACAAAACCAGTTCAAAGCTGCAAGTAATCGCCCTTTTGGGAGGCAAGGTTGTACGAAAAAGCAAAGGCTACTTTTTAAGGACCATGTGTCCAGTCATGTCACAGTAATGGACTGAGATTACTCAGTACTCCTACTGCTGTTTTTGTCCCTGTGCCCCACAGAGGTTCAGCAGGCTGTGGACATTCCAGTGCTGGTGGGGTCTGGAGTCAGCACAGAGAACCTCCCGACATATCTCAGGGCCAACGGACTGATAGTCGGGTCCTACTTCAAGAAAAATGGGCGTTGGCAGAATGAG carries:
- the LOC136438616 gene encoding uncharacterized protein F13E9.13, mitochondrial-like; translated protein: MQRFQKVFGRLQAAAIGMVHVGALPGTPRSSATVGQLIDKACQEAEIYKRAGLDAVMVENMHDVPYLLGGDVGPEVTATMTAVCREVRRVCPRVPCGVQVLSAANKQALAVALAAGLDFVRVEGFVFSHVADEGFLNSCAGDLLRYRTMIGADSIMVFTDIKKKHSSHAITADVSIADTARAAEFFLSDGVIVTGTETGRPVDSKELKEVQQAVDIPVLVGSGVSTENLPTYLRANGLIVGSYFKKNGRWQNEVDLDRVDRFMDRLSTLRQKLR